ACCGTGACCATCTCGCAGCCTGAGCGCTCCAGGCTCTGCTGCATGGCTTGCAGGTTGGGGTATTTGCCGGTGCCGGTGAACAGCCGACTGCTGAACGGGCGTCCACCGATCAGAAGCGGGTCGGTGCTGGACGGTGTTGAAGCCATCATGCGGAGATGCGGACTGGTGGTGAACCGGATCGGAAGTCGGACGGGCCACGCTGGAGGGCCCTACCGTGCGCCCATCATCCGTTCTCGTCATGCCCATTTCCGTGGACATGAACGCGCCGATCGAGATTCCGGCGACGTTCGAACCGTCTCTCCCTCTGGATGCGTCTGTTCTACAGAAACCGCTCGAACTTGAGGGATCGGTTCTTCGCTTTGATCCTGTGGCGCGGGCGGCCAGCCTGGCGGTGTCGATGCCCCGCCAGTGGTGCGGCAGTTACACCTCGTTCACCAGCGGCGACACGGTGGATGTGGTGTTGACGCTGGCCAGCGTGGTGCCAATGGGACAGATGCTGGATCTGCGGGGAGAGATGCAGATCGGCAGCGTCTCCACGCCGGTGCAGGGCAATTTGAATGCCACATCAGATCAACTGGATCTGCTGCCCCTGGCCAGCACACTCCCCAATGAATTGGAGGCGGGCGGAGATTTTCTTGGCCTGCAGGGCCTCTCCCTGTCGAGCTGGCAGGCTCCCCGTCTCACCAACCTGGGCGGCAGCCTCAGCCTTGAGCCCAGTTGTTCCGACTCAGAAGCCCCGGCGATCCGAGCTCTCTGGTGATCCACCACCGGATGACGTCGATGCCTTGCTGGTTTGACGTTGCAAGGTCCGCTCCAGGCGTTTCAGCCGGGTGCGGGCCGTTTTATTAGCAGGTTCCAGGGCCAACACCTTGCGGTAGAGATCGCAGGCGTCGTCCCTGTTAAGCAGGCGTTCCTGGGCGAAAGCCAGATTATTGAGCGCAACGGGATAGTCCGCCTTGGCTTGCAGCGCAGATTTGTAGTGGCGGACTGCACTGGAGAAGTCTTTCTGCGCGGCGAGAGAGAAACCCAGGGCGTTCTGCACGAGCGCCTTCGCTTCGTCAGGCTCGTTGTTCAGCCGTTTTGCGGCTTGTCGCAACGTCGCGGTGGCCTGGGGATAGAGACGCTTGCGCAATTGAACTGAAGCCAGCTCGTAGAGCTGACCTGCATCTTTTGAGGAGCCTGCATCCGCCTGCTCGAGGCGGATCAAATTCAGTTCGTCGCGGCGTACCCGCAGAAGCTGTCGCCCGGCGACGACAGCCACGATTGCCAGCAGGCCGATCAGCCCGAGCAGATAGGTCTGCGGCAGGAAGGAGTCCATGAAGGATGAGGGAAGTCCCGGGGCGGGACCCTACTCAACCCTGGGTTGCATTCACCACATTCGTGAAGCTGGCGGGATCCGCCACTGCCAACTGAGCAAGCATCTTGCGGTTCAGACGCACATCAGCTTGCTTGAGGCCGCCGATCAGACGGCTGTAGCTCACACCGTTCAGACGGGCAGCGGCGTTGATGCGTGCGATCCAGAGGCGGCGGAAGTCACGCTTGCGACGGCGACGATCGCGGTAGGCGTTGCACAGAGCCTTCATCACCCGCTGGTTGGCGGTGCGGAAGAGGGTGCCGTTGCTGCCGCGGAAGCCACGGGCTAAACGGAGGATTTTATTGCGGCGCTTACGGGCGACGTTGCCTCTTTTGACGCGTGCCATGGGGAGTTGAAGGGGGAAGTAAGAACGATCTGAGCGATTCCGTCACTGCTCAGGAGAGCAGGCCGTGATTTAGGCGTAGGGCATCATCAGAGCCACGCGATCCTCGTCCGTGCGGTCGACGACAGCTTTCGTGCCCAGGTGGCGCTTGAGCTTGGGGCTCTTGTGATCCAGCAGGTGATTGCGGAACGCGCGCCGACGCATGAACTTGCCAGTGCCGGTTGCTTTGAACCGCTTGGCGGCTGCTTTGCGGGTCTTGAGCTTGGGCATTTCTCTGGCGGCGCGTGGCACAAACGACAAACATAGAACCTCACCCTCCCTCCAGCCAAACGTCCGGTTCCGGTTCATGCTCAGGACATCTCATTCATCGATGTCGCTGCCATGGCGATGAACCGGTCCGTTCGAGCCGTGCGCAGGGTCCTTCCATGGGTAGTGCTTCCGCTCGTGGCGGCTGCGGGCTGTCGTGCCCAGGACGTTGCTGTCCCAGCAGAGCCACCGCCTGCGCCAGCCATTCCCACCCATCGCAGCGTGCCCCAGCCGCCCTCGGTTCGGAATGCCGTGCTCTGGGTGTCCCTGGATGACCATCTCGGTCGGGGTACGCAGCCCAATCGCTCCGCTGCTCCACTGACCCTCACCACGGCTGGCGCGGAACCTTTGCAATTGCAGGACTGGTCTGGGAAGCCCCTGGAAACGGCTGACACGCTGCGCTTCAGCTGGCGTCTGGTGGCGTTGGCAGAAC
This region of Synechococcus sp. NOUM97013 genomic DNA includes:
- the rplT gene encoding 50S ribosomal protein L20, which codes for MARVKRGNVARKRRNKILRLARGFRGSNGTLFRTANQRVMKALCNAYRDRRRRKRDFRRLWIARINAAARLNGVSYSRLIGGLKQADVRLNRKMLAQLAVADPASFTNVVNATQG
- the rpmI gene encoding 50S ribosomal protein L35, which gives rise to MPKLKTRKAAAKRFKATGTGKFMRRRAFRNHLLDHKSPKLKRHLGTKAVVDRTDEDRVALMMPYA